In Microcoleus sp. AS-A8, the following are encoded in one genomic region:
- the larB gene encoding nickel pincer cofactor biosynthesis protein LarB: protein MTQPEALKSLLESVAAGQVSPATALDKLKNFTYESVGDFAKVDHHRTLRTGFPEVIWGPGKTPDQIAQIMEAMRLHNPVVMATRIEPDVFAQLQEKVPDVQYYSTARICALAPAASKPTHPGLISLISAGTSDLPVAEEAAVTAELCGFQVQRLWDVGVAGIHRLLNNRDAIAQADVLIVVAGMEGALPSVVAGLADCPVIAVPTNVGYGASFGGLAPLLTMLNSCAAGIGVVNIDNGFGAAILAGQILRTAHKLQSRTSS from the coding sequence ATGACCCAACCTGAAGCCTTAAAATCCTTGTTAGAATCCGTTGCCGCTGGTCAAGTCAGCCCTGCTACTGCCCTCGATAAACTGAAGAATTTTACCTATGAATCAGTGGGGGATTTTGCCAAAGTTGACCACCATCGCACATTGAGAACTGGCTTTCCCGAAGTGATTTGGGGTCCAGGCAAAACACCTGACCAAATTGCTCAGATTATGGAGGCAATGCGGCTGCATAATCCGGTGGTGATGGCAACACGAATTGAGCCAGATGTTTTTGCCCAGTTGCAAGAAAAAGTCCCCGATGTGCAATATTACTCAACGGCTCGAATCTGTGCGTTAGCACCTGCCGCATCTAAACCCACCCATCCAGGATTGATTAGTCTCATCTCTGCCGGGACATCTGACTTACCTGTAGCCGAAGAAGCGGCTGTCACCGCTGAACTTTGCGGGTTTCAAGTGCAGCGCCTCTGGGATGTTGGGGTTGCAGGTATCCACCGCTTGCTGAATAATCGAGATGCGATCGCACAAGCTGATGTTCTGATTGTCGTGGCTGGGATGGAAGGCGCATTACCCAGCGTTGTTGCTGGGTTAGCCGATTGTCCGGTGATTGCAGTCCCGACCAATGTGGGTTATGGCGCAAGTTTTGGCGGACTGGCCCCCCTCTTGACAATGTTGAATTCTTGTGCGGCGGGGATAGGAGTTGTCAATATTGATAATGGCTTTGGTGCGGCTATCTTAGCGGGGCAAATTCTTAGAACAGCCCACAAGTTGCAAAGTCGTACATCAAGTTAA